From Coriobacteriia bacterium, the proteins below share one genomic window:
- a CDS encoding exonuclease SbcCD subunit D — protein sequence MRFLHVSDLHIGKRLSEFSLADDQRHILSAILDVVRTRKADALLVAGDVYDKSAPSADAVALVDFFLARAAALGVPTFVSSGNHDSAERVAYGSSLFAQRNVMISPVYDGTVAHYTLEDEFSPVTFWLIPFLRPATVRAFFPEAHIDSYTDALRTVIEACDIDTAQRNVALAHQFVTAGGSAPEMAGSEVSVGGLDNVDASVFDTFDYVALGHIHRPQRVGRDEVRYSGSPLKYSIDEASHHKSAPLVELGPKGEPARIELVDMAPLHDVRMPRCTLDELCAPETLAAADPNDYVYAVLTDERETVEALPRLRACYPRLLGFRYENTRSKAAGLQGQTASLDSNRSPLEHFEEFFERQVGAPMSEEQRSIVVDELEKLGVM from the coding sequence ATGCGGTTTCTGCACGTCAGCGACCTGCACATCGGCAAGCGACTCAGCGAGTTCTCGCTGGCTGACGACCAGCGGCACATCCTGAGCGCCATTCTCGACGTCGTGCGCACCCGCAAGGCCGACGCCCTGCTCGTGGCAGGCGACGTCTACGACAAGTCCGCGCCCTCGGCCGACGCCGTGGCCCTCGTCGACTTCTTCCTCGCCCGCGCCGCAGCGCTGGGCGTCCCGACGTTTGTTTCCTCGGGCAACCACGACTCGGCCGAGCGCGTCGCGTACGGGTCGAGCCTGTTCGCCCAACGCAACGTTATGATCTCGCCCGTGTACGACGGCACAGTCGCACACTACACGCTGGAGGACGAGTTCAGCCCGGTGACGTTCTGGCTCATCCCGTTCCTGCGCCCCGCCACCGTGCGAGCGTTCTTCCCAGAAGCGCACATCGACTCGTACACCGATGCCCTGCGCACAGTCATCGAGGCCTGCGACATCGACACGGCACAGCGCAACGTGGCGCTCGCCCACCAGTTCGTGACAGCGGGGGGATCGGCGCCCGAGATGGCAGGCTCCGAGGTGAGCGTCGGCGGCCTCGACAACGTGGACGCCAGCGTGTTCGACACGTTCGACTACGTGGCGCTCGGGCACATCCACCGCCCCCAGCGCGTCGGGCGCGACGAGGTGCGCTACAGCGGCAGCCCGCTCAAGTACTCCATCGACGAGGCGAGCCACCACAAGTCGGCGCCCCTCGTGGAGCTGGGACCCAAGGGTGAGCCGGCGCGCATCGAGCTCGTGGACATGGCGCCGCTGCACGACGTGCGCATGCCCCGCTGCACGCTCGACGAGCTGTGCGCCCCCGAGACGCTGGCAGCGGCCGACCCGAACGACTACGTGTACGCCGTGCTCACCGACGAGCGCGAGACGGTGGAAGCCCTGCCTCGCCTGCGCGCCTGCTATCCCCGGCTGCTGGGCTTTCGCTACGAGAACACGCGCTCGAAGGCGGCAGGGCTCCAGGGGCAGACAGCCTCGCTCGACAGCAACCGCAGCCCGCTCGAGCACTTCGAGGAGTTCTTCGAGCGACAAGTTGGGGCGCCGATGAGCGAGGAGCAGCGCTCCATCGTCGTCGACGAGCTCGAGAAGCTGGGGGTGATGTAG
- a CDS encoding pyridoxal phosphate-dependent aminotransferase, protein MAYDFTTKVDRTGCGAAKWEGMFASCPDVPKGIVPFSVADMEFVEAPQVREAIRGVADTVLGYTEPTSAYYDAVVGWMKRRHNWDVEKDWIVTSPGVVPALYWMVKAFTEPGEGVIIQSPVYYPFKMSIENTGRTVVENPLTLVDDGTANEHYEMDFDDLEKKAADPNAKMIILCSPHNPVGRVWTADELRQAIDICLAHDLIVVCDEIHNDLILPGHEHTVSATVVPADKLDRVVVCTAPSKTFNLAGLQCSNIFIPGKELRERYIKVAMTENGLMGLNAFAYPVCAAVYNGAEDWLDELRDVLATNHQLFVDMLGERAPKAHVFELEGTYLQWVDFRYLGMSNEELEKFMHEKAYLFLDEGYLFGEAGSGFERFNIACPTEVLREALTRLCDALDELGKE, encoded by the coding sequence ATGGCATACGACTTCACGACAAAGGTCGATCGCACGGGCTGCGGCGCGGCGAAGTGGGAGGGCATGTTCGCGTCGTGCCCGGACGTCCCGAAAGGCATCGTCCCCTTCTCGGTCGCAGACATGGAGTTCGTCGAGGCGCCCCAGGTGCGCGAGGCCATTCGCGGCGTCGCCGACACGGTGCTCGGCTACACGGAGCCGACGTCTGCGTACTATGACGCCGTCGTCGGCTGGATGAAGCGCCGTCACAACTGGGATGTCGAGAAGGACTGGATCGTCACGTCGCCGGGTGTCGTCCCGGCGCTCTACTGGATGGTGAAGGCGTTCACCGAGCCGGGCGAGGGCGTCATCATCCAGTCGCCTGTGTACTACCCGTTCAAGATGTCCATCGAGAACACGGGCCGCACGGTCGTCGAGAACCCGCTGACTCTCGTCGACGACGGCACGGCTAACGAGCATTACGAGATGGACTTCGACGACCTCGAGAAGAAGGCCGCAGATCCCAACGCCAAGATGATCATCCTGTGCAGCCCGCACAACCCGGTCGGGCGCGTGTGGACGGCTGACGAGCTGCGCCAGGCCATCGACATCTGCCTCGCGCACGACCTCATCGTCGTGTGTGACGAGATCCACAACGACCTCATTTTGCCGGGCCACGAGCACACGGTCAGCGCGACGGTCGTGCCGGCCGACAAGCTCGACCGCGTCGTCGTGTGCACGGCGCCGTCCAAGACGTTCAACCTGGCGGGCCTGCAGTGCTCCAACATCTTCATCCCCGGCAAGGAGCTGCGCGAGCGCTACATCAAGGTGGCGATGACGGAGAACGGCCTCATGGGGCTCAACGCCTTCGCCTACCCCGTGTGCGCGGCCGTGTACAACGGTGCCGAGGACTGGCTCGACGAGTTGCGCGACGTCCTGGCGACGAACCACCAGCTGTTCGTCGACATGCTGGGCGAGCGCGCGCCCAAGGCCCACGTGTTCGAGCTCGAGGGCACGTACCTGCAGTGGGTCGACTTCCGCTACCTGGGCATGAGCAACGAGGAGCTCGAGAAGTTCATGCATGAGAAGGCGTACCTGTTCCTCGACGAGGGCTACCTGTTCGGTGAGGCGGGCTCCGGCTTCGAGCGCTTCAACATCGCCTGCCCCACCGAGGTCCTGCGCGAGGCTCTCACGCGCCTGTGTGACGCCCTTGACGAGCTGGGCAAGGAGTAG
- a CDS encoding amino acid ABC transporter permease → MTYVVYPERIPGFILNVLQAFPTTMVIMFATLAISLVLGFLVALAQLSKKRWAQVIARGWISFMRGIPALVMIFLLYFALPQVLLATVGINIASATKMNFIIAALSLIASANMGEMMRSAYLTVPKTQMEACLAVGMTPAQAVRRVILPQAVVVAIPLFGNNLIMLFKETSLAFSIGVIDMMGRANVVSAANYGAYRLELYVAVAVIYWVVCVVIMLVFAGLERGATRSRRPARA, encoded by the coding sequence ATGACGTACGTGGTGTACCCGGAGAGGATCCCGGGGTTCATCCTGAACGTGCTCCAAGCGTTTCCCACGACGATGGTCATCATGTTTGCGACGCTGGCGATCTCGCTCGTGCTCGGGTTCCTCGTGGCGCTGGCGCAGCTCAGCAAGAAGCGCTGGGCTCAGGTGATCGCCCGTGGCTGGATCTCGTTCATGCGCGGCATCCCGGCGCTCGTCATGATATTCCTGCTGTACTTCGCGCTGCCCCAGGTGCTGCTCGCGACGGTGGGCATCAACATCGCGAGCGCCACGAAGATGAACTTCATCATCGCCGCCCTTTCTCTCATCGCGAGCGCCAACATGGGCGAGATGATGCGCTCTGCTTACCTGACCGTTCCCAAGACGCAGATGGAGGCCTGCCTCGCGGTCGGCATGACGCCGGCCCAGGCCGTGCGCCGCGTCATCCTGCCGCAGGCCGTCGTCGTCGCCATCCCGCTGTTCGGCAACAACCTCATCATGCTGTTCAAGGAGACGTCGCTTGCGTTCTCCATCGGCGTCATCGACATGATGGGCCGCGCCAACGTCGTGTCGGCCGCCAACTACGGCGCCTATCGCCTCGAGCTCTACGTGGCCGTCGCCGTCATCTACTGGGTCGTGTGCGTCGTGATCATGCTCGTGTTCGCAGGCCTCGAGCGCGGCGCCACGCGCAGCCGCCGCCCAGCGCGGGCCTAG
- a CDS encoding amino acid ABC transporter ATP-binding protein, protein MLELHGIRKSFGDNHVLKGIDLQVKKGEVVVILGPSGSGKTTFLRTINFLDEADEGTVTVNGFTLDAKKHSKSDVIELRRKTAMVFQNYALFANKTILQNVMEGLVTVKGVQKADAERQSKAVLDKVGLSERYDYYPSQLSGGQQQRAGIARALILNPDVILFDEPTSALDPELVGEVLGVIRAVAQTGITMVIVTHEIAFAREVATRVVFMAGGVIVEQGTPSEVLVNPKEKRTQEFLRRVLHPMEIADAEATQVELS, encoded by the coding sequence ATGCTCGAGCTGCACGGCATCCGCAAGTCGTTCGGCGACAACCACGTGCTCAAGGGCATCGACCTGCAGGTGAAGAAAGGCGAGGTCGTCGTCATCCTCGGCCCGTCCGGTTCGGGCAAGACGACGTTTCTGCGCACGATCAACTTTCTCGACGAGGCCGACGAGGGCACGGTGACCGTCAACGGCTTCACGCTCGACGCGAAGAAGCATAGCAAGTCCGACGTCATTGAGCTGCGGCGCAAGACGGCGATGGTCTTCCAGAACTACGCGCTGTTCGCCAACAAGACCATCCTGCAGAACGTCATGGAGGGCCTCGTCACCGTCAAGGGCGTGCAGAAGGCCGACGCCGAACGTCAGTCAAAGGCCGTGCTTGACAAGGTGGGCCTGTCCGAGCGCTACGACTACTACCCCTCGCAGCTCTCGGGCGGCCAGCAGCAGCGCGCCGGCATCGCCCGCGCCCTCATCCTCAACCCCGACGTCATCCTGTTCGACGAGCCGACGTCGGCGCTCGACCCCGAGCTCGTCGGCGAGGTGCTCGGCGTCATCCGCGCCGTCGCGCAGACGGGCATCACGATGGTCATCGTCACGCACGAGATCGCGTTCGCCCGCGAGGTTGCCACGCGCGTCGTCTTTATGGCTGGCGGCGTCATCGTCGAGCAGGGCACGCCCTCCGAGGTGCTCGTTAATCCCAAGGAGAAGCGCACGCAGGAGTTCCTGCGCCGCGTCCTTCACCCGATGGAGATCGCCGACGCCGAGGCGACGCAGGTCGAGCTGTCGTAG
- a CDS encoding amino acid ABC transporter permease has product MTFDAGFIFETFPLVLQAVPVTLLMVIVAAPLGWLLGFLMAECRVNHIPVLGQLVTVFVSLMRSVPEVVLLYVMYYLMPVVLYNYFLSIGLEVNIAAVPSIVFAIVTFVLNQSAYASEVFRAAIASVDRVQLEAAYAVGMTKSQAMVRVILPQAIVSAIPNLNGLFVGLLQGTSLAYFVGVHEIMATSIVAANQSYAYLEAYVLTTIIYEVLSYIINRIFRVIERRAGQFRTGRSQPKALAKSASGTDGGAKRPAAATA; this is encoded by the coding sequence ATGACGTTTGACGCCGGCTTCATATTCGAGACGTTCCCGCTCGTGCTCCAGGCCGTGCCCGTGACGCTGCTCATGGTCATCGTGGCCGCGCCGCTGGGCTGGCTGCTTGGCTTCCTCATGGCCGAGTGCCGCGTGAACCACATCCCCGTGCTCGGCCAGCTCGTGACCGTCTTCGTGTCCCTGATGCGCTCCGTGCCCGAGGTCGTGCTGCTCTACGTGATGTACTACCTCATGCCGGTTGTGCTCTACAACTACTTCCTGTCCATCGGCCTCGAGGTCAACATCGCGGCCGTGCCCTCCATCGTGTTCGCCATCGTCACGTTCGTGCTCAACCAGTCCGCCTACGCCTCCGAGGTGTTCCGCGCGGCCATCGCCTCGGTCGACCGCGTCCAGCTCGAGGCTGCCTACGCGGTTGGCATGACGAAGTCGCAGGCCATGGTGCGTGTCATCCTGCCTCAGGCTATCGTGAGCGCCATTCCCAACCTCAACGGCCTGTTCGTCGGCCTGCTGCAGGGCACGTCTCTGGCCTACTTCGTCGGTGTCCACGAGATCATGGCGACGAGCATCGTCGCGGCGAACCAGAGCTATGCCTACTTGGAGGCATATGTGCTCACGACGATCATCTATGAGGTTCTGAGCTATATCATCAACCGCATCTTCCGCGTCATCGAGCGCAGGGCGGGCCAGTTCCGCACGGGCAGGTCCCAGCCCAAGGCCCTGGCGAAGAGCGCTTCCGGCACGGACGGCGGCGCGAAGCGTCCCGCGGCAGCGACGGCATAG
- a CDS encoding SMC family ATPase, protein MRPLHLTMSAFGPYAGVVEVDFEQLGREGIYLVTGDTGAGKTTLFDAIEFALFGQPSGTYRTARSLRSDFADPSTETFVELSFEYHGETYRVRRNPEYQRPHLRQKGKIATQDARAELHVPGRETPYEGVKQVNEAIEGLLGITREEFGQIVMIAQGDFRKLLSAETAERSEIFRKLFETAPYRQLQDNLDARRRELYGQTQQLREQVRLYAKQVRMAEDDPRADIVALAGKTGVAGSSRDADAPAGESAGESGSGGGQLIDVLGDLVREGRQRVKELESLLDERNAAVTAASAALERAQQARTRAEQAEGARADLGRLQGQLPAADEALAAAEGRRDEREELARRLGAEQEALPRYDELEDARAELEKARAGEERAARQATQVAEKAQALAGKLAEAQAFVEEHRDADAALARAQAAQQAAQGRAEAAAEQLRAHEKLATARKRCEELAERESRAAGLAADVQEALATLEGKASELRTTEEALAGAPARAAREQGRVSELEERLRQVRAHADELARATEQCGDAERKLMGLQEAYQRAQATFSQVDEASRGVERAFLDGQAGVLARRLVEGEPCPVCGSTAHPHPASCVDEVPSEDAYRAAQQASEDARAAMQRAAATCQEAQAVLAERAATVGQLEDAHGSAEALKQRADELEEQLAETRAQASDAARERARYEQARTQLAQAEQHATRSRAELTAAQEAHAELGRQLAAARASVEQLAGSLALADENGARAEAEAANAALAEAEAASRAAETLAERVAGMRSQAEALAEQARVAQERADACERERTEAHTTCERLAARVESIGSALSHASRDEAQACVEGLASRVRVLDEELAQARKRRDELAAGIARLTAQIETLASQEPDDADEAEGAETGTGAADEARNVNAASKGGDSSEIEAADGDGVAREAKALESGAAAFPAAGSAPVACDATPLSPLGRAQARVDRAQAALNDAATLRDEASALLTQASADLSSNSDVLERLRRVEKEGAGLTQRYDEVAELANAANGNLRGGKDRIAFETYLQATYFDRMLCAANRRLALMTDGRYELLRRDTAATKNKLAGLDLDVLDHHTGKQRDAKSLSGGESFKASLAMALGLSDVVQARSGGIELNTMFIDEGFGSLDQESLQLAIKTLGELSGGGKLVGIISHVEELKESIDRKIIVEHGRTGSTLRMEV, encoded by the coding sequence GTGAGGCCGCTACACCTGACGATGAGCGCGTTCGGTCCGTATGCCGGCGTCGTGGAGGTCGATTTCGAACAGCTGGGGCGCGAGGGCATCTACCTCGTGACCGGTGACACGGGAGCCGGCAAGACGACGCTGTTCGACGCCATCGAGTTCGCCCTGTTCGGCCAGCCCAGCGGCACATATCGCACGGCCCGCTCGCTGCGCAGCGACTTTGCCGACCCGTCGACCGAGACGTTCGTCGAGCTCTCGTTCGAATACCACGGCGAGACGTATCGCGTGCGGCGCAATCCGGAATACCAGCGCCCCCACCTGCGGCAGAAGGGCAAGATCGCCACGCAGGACGCCCGCGCCGAGCTGCACGTGCCCGGGCGCGAGACGCCCTACGAGGGAGTCAAGCAGGTCAACGAGGCCATCGAGGGGCTGTTGGGCATCACGCGCGAAGAGTTCGGGCAGATCGTGATGATCGCCCAGGGAGACTTCCGCAAGCTGCTGTCAGCTGAGACGGCAGAGCGCAGCGAGATATTCCGCAAGCTGTTCGAGACAGCGCCCTACCGGCAGTTGCAGGACAACCTCGACGCACGGCGCAGGGAGCTCTACGGTCAGACGCAGCAGCTGCGCGAGCAGGTGCGGCTCTACGCGAAGCAGGTGCGCATGGCGGAGGACGACCCGCGCGCCGACATCGTGGCGCTTGCGGGCAAGACGGGAGTGGCGGGAAGCTCGCGGGACGCCGACGCGCCGGCGGGCGAGAGCGCCGGCGAGAGCGGCTCGGGCGGTGGTCAGCTCATCGACGTGCTCGGCGACCTGGTGCGCGAGGGACGGCAGCGCGTCAAGGAGCTCGAGAGCCTGCTCGACGAGCGCAACGCCGCCGTCACGGCCGCGAGCGCCGCCTTGGAGCGCGCGCAGCAGGCCCGGACGCGCGCCGAGCAGGCCGAAGGCGCCCGGGCGGATCTGGGACGCCTGCAGGGGCAGCTGCCCGCGGCCGACGAGGCGCTCGCGGCGGCGGAGGGCCGGCGCGACGAGCGCGAGGAGCTGGCGAGGCGGCTCGGAGCCGAGCAGGAGGCGCTGCCGCGCTACGACGAGCTCGAGGACGCGCGCGCGGAACTCGAGAAGGCGCGCGCAGGTGAGGAGCGGGCGGCCCGACAGGCGACCCAGGTTGCCGAGAAGGCCCAAGCGCTTGCGGGAAAGCTCGCGGAGGCGCAGGCATTCGTCGAGGAGCACCGCGACGCCGACGCTGCGCTCGCCCGCGCGCAGGCGGCGCAGCAGGCAGCCCAGGGGCGCGCCGAGGCGGCAGCCGAGCAGCTGCGGGCCCACGAGAAGCTCGCAACCGCCCGGAAGCGCTGCGAGGAGCTCGCCGAGCGAGAGAGTCGGGCGGCAGGGCTCGCCGCCGACGTCCAGGAGGCGCTTGCGACGCTCGAGGGCAAAGCGAGCGAGCTACGGACGACCGAGGAGGCTCTCGCCGGTGCGCCGGCGCGGGCGGCCCGGGAGCAGGGACGCGTCAGCGAACTCGAAGAGCGCTTGCGCCAGGTGCGCGCGCACGCCGATGAGCTCGCGCGCGCCACGGAACAGTGCGGGGACGCCGAGCGCAAACTGATGGGGCTGCAGGAGGCCTACCAGCGGGCCCAGGCGACGTTCTCGCAGGTAGACGAGGCGTCTCGCGGCGTTGAGCGCGCGTTTCTCGACGGCCAGGCCGGCGTTCTGGCGCGCCGCCTGGTCGAAGGTGAACCGTGCCCGGTCTGCGGGTCGACTGCCCATCCCCACCCCGCAAGCTGCGTCGACGAGGTTCCCAGCGAAGACGCCTACCGCGCCGCCCAACAGGCCAGCGAGGATGCCCGCGCCGCCATGCAGCGCGCCGCGGCAACGTGCCAGGAGGCCCAGGCCGTCCTTGCGGAGCGCGCGGCGACAGTCGGGCAGCTCGAAGACGCCCACGGCAGCGCTGAGGCTCTCAAGCAGCGAGCCGACGAGCTTGAGGAGCAGCTTGCCGAGACGCGTGCGCAGGCCAGCGACGCCGCGCGGGAGCGAGCACGCTACGAGCAGGCGCGCACGCAGCTGGCACAGGCCGAACAGCATGCGACGCGCAGCCGCGCGGAGCTGACGGCAGCTCAGGAGGCGCATGCAGAGCTCGGACGCCAGCTGGCGGCGGCACGCGCAAGCGTCGAGCAGCTAGCGGGCAGCCTGGCGCTGGCCGACGAGAACGGCGCGCGAGCCGAGGCCGAGGCGGCCAACGCAGCACTTGCCGAGGCCGAGGCGGCGAGCCGGGCGGCCGAGACGCTGGCCGAGCGCGTCGCGGGGATGCGCTCGCAGGCCGAAGCACTGGCCGAGCAAGCGCGCGTGGCGCAGGAGCGGGCGGACGCCTGCGAGCGGGAGCGCACCGAAGCGCACACGACCTGCGAGCGACTTGCGGCGCGCGTCGAGAGCATCGGAAGCGCACTATCGCATGCGAGCCGCGACGAAGCGCAGGCGTGCGTCGAGGGGCTCGCCTCCCGGGTGCGCGTGCTCGACGAGGAGCTGGCGCAGGCACGCAAGCGGCGCGACGAGCTGGCGGCGGGCATCGCGCGGCTCACGGCGCAGATCGAGACGCTGGCGAGCCAGGAGCCCGACGACGCCGACGAGGCGGAGGGGGCCGAGACGGGCACGGGTGCGGCGGACGAGGCGCGCAACGTCAACGCGGCCAGCAAGGGCGGCGACTCGAGCGAGATAGAGGCGGCGGACGGAGACGGCGTCGCGCGCGAGGCGAAAGCGCTCGAGAGTGGCGCAGCCGCCTTCCCTGCGGCCGGAAGCGCACCCGTCGCCTGCGACGCCACCCCGCTCAGTCCGCTCGGCCGCGCTCAGGCACGTGTGGACCGGGCGCAGGCGGCCCTCAACGACGCCGCCACCCTGCGCGACGAGGCGAGCGCCCTGCTCACGCAGGCCTCGGCCGACCTGTCGTCCAACAGCGACGTGCTGGAGAGGCTGCGGCGCGTGGAGAAGGAGGGGGCGGGGCTCACGCAGCGCTACGACGAGGTCGCGGAGCTCGCCAACGCCGCCAACGGCAACCTGCGCGGCGGCAAGGACCGCATCGCCTTCGAGACGTATCTGCAGGCCACGTACTTCGACCGCATGCTGTGCGCCGCGAACCGCCGCCTGGCGCTCATGACAGACGGCCGCTACGAGCTGCTGCGCCGCGACACGGCCGCCACGAAGAACAAGCTGGCCGGCCTCGACCTCGACGTGCTCGACCACCACACCGGCAAGCAGCGCGATGCGAAGTCGCTGTCGGGAGGCGAGTCGTTCAAGGCGTCGCTTGCCATGGCGCTCGGCCTGTCCGACGTCGTGCAGGCGCGCTCGGGCGGCATCGAGCTCAACACGATGTTCATCGACGAGGGCTTTGGCTCGCTGGATCAAGAGTCGTTGCAGCTTGCCATCAAGACGCTGGGCGAGCTGTCGGGCGGGGGAAAGCTCGTCGGCATCATCAGCCACGTCGAGGAGCTCAAGGAGAGCATCGATCGCAAGATCATCGTCGAGCACGGGCGAACCGGCTCCACGCTGCGCATGGAGGTCTAG
- a CDS encoding transporter substrate-binding domain-containing protein, giving the protein MDNAVYGGKKGSCAEGLSRRGFLKAAGATLVGAGLMAVLPGCGADTSGETAPASSDSATAGSTGGKEIKIVVMNANKPFCYLEADGSTIAGYDVESLKLCEEKLGGKYTFKFDAMDFNTMISSLQSGSCDMVSCCLVPNDDRRSKFLFPDEPYVLTPMEFVVAKGSGLKTMEDMAGKTIVTSPVTYEYGMLKAYNEENPDKAVVLKEYDSSTGADYIRMVANGQADGYLVYEAGFDDLVKAASVEVDHTDVVLTESCYYMVSQKNQELCDDLAAALETAKEDGSLAELSQKWFDGTDVFSKYAGVLSDNELLAQAKTAGAASSAADGETRGASASSEKDAASSSAD; this is encoded by the coding sequence ATGGACAACGCGGTGTATGGCGGCAAGAAGGGCTCGTGCGCAGAGGGACTGTCCCGTCGCGGCTTTCTCAAGGCTGCCGGGGCCACGCTGGTCGGTGCTGGCCTGATGGCCGTCCTGCCTGGCTGCGGCGCCGACACGTCGGGCGAGACGGCTCCGGCGTCCTCCGACAGCGCGACGGCGGGCTCCACGGGCGGCAAGGAGATAAAGATCGTCGTCATGAACGCCAACAAGCCGTTCTGCTACCTGGAGGCCGACGGCTCGACCATCGCGGGCTACGACGTCGAGTCGCTCAAGCTGTGCGAGGAGAAGCTCGGCGGCAAGTACACGTTTAAGTTCGATGCCATGGACTTCAACACGATGATCTCGTCACTGCAGTCCGGCTCGTGCGACATGGTGTCGTGCTGCCTCGTTCCCAACGACGACCGCCGCTCCAAGTTCCTGTTCCCCGACGAGCCCTATGTGCTGACGCCAATGGAGTTCGTCGTCGCCAAGGGCTCGGGCCTCAAGACCATGGAGGACATGGCGGGCAAGACGATCGTGACGTCGCCTGTGACGTACGAGTACGGCATGCTCAAGGCCTACAACGAGGAGAACCCCGACAAGGCCGTCGTCCTCAAGGAGTACGACTCCTCGACCGGGGCCGACTACATCCGCATGGTCGCCAACGGCCAGGCCGACGGCTACCTCGTGTACGAGGCGGGCTTCGATGACCTCGTCAAGGCGGCAAGCGTCGAGGTCGACCACACCGACGTCGTGCTGACCGAGTCCTGCTACTACATGGTGTCCCAGAAGAACCAGGAGCTCTGCGACGACTTGGCGGCTGCGCTCGAGACGGCCAAGGAGGACGGCTCGCTCGCCGAGCTCTCGCAGAAGTGGTTCGACGGGACAGACGTCTTCTCGAAGTATGCCGGCGTGCTCTCCGACAACGAGCTGCTCGCCCAGGCGAAGACGGCTGGCGCGGCCTCCTCGGCTGCGGACGGCGAGACGCGTGGCGCCTCTGCCTCGTCCGAGAAGGACGCCGCCTCCTCGTCGGCCGACTAG